The following are encoded in a window of Gasterosteus aculeatus chromosome 5, fGasAcu3.hap1.1, whole genome shotgun sequence genomic DNA:
- the ptprea gene encoding receptor-type tyrosine-protein phosphatase epsilon isoform X1, whose amino-acid sequence MVPFLFLVATTTTSNSTGNGNHTQEDVPSRGDHVLPTVLVLSLALLIIALLAWYCLRLKKQRKATVTTVDKKVPNGILEEQDRDASRIHCLQTPRRGSNKARSKYREFGYSTESLYTPVPPEQQTVVLLPQSASASKTYFPLPVGHLEEEQRLRSADDGKLFREEYNSLPGGNAQGTYEEANKDENKEKNRYPNILPYDHSRVVLTQLDGNPCSDYVNASYIDGYTEKNKFIATQGPKEETVADFWRMMWEQKVATVVMLTNLKERKEDKCYQYWPDQGCWSYGSVRVAVEDFTVLVDYTIRKFCIQHQATDAAKTPRLVTQLHFTSWPDFGVPFSPIGMLKFLKKVKLVNPPFAGPVVVHCSAGVGRTGTFIVIDAMIDMMHAEQRVDVFGFVAKIREQRSQLVQTDMQYSFIYRALLEYYLYGDTELDVSSLEGHLQKLHNTFTTGDRVGLEEEFRKLTNMRIMKENMRTGNLPANMKKNRVLQIIPYDFNRVIISMRRGQEFTDYVNASFIDGYRQKDYYIASQGPLTHTVEDFWRMVWEWKCHSIVMLTELQEREQDKCCQYWPAEDSVTYGNYTVELKGDTLCDTFSLRDLVLTFAPEKQTRVIRHFHFHGWPEVGIPAEGKGMIDIIASVQRHQQQSGNHPIVVHCSAGAGRTGTFIALSNILERVKAEGLLDVFQTVKSLRMQRPHMVQTVEQYDFCYKVVQDFVDIFSDYANFK is encoded by the exons ATGGTCCCATTTCTGTTTTTggtggcaacaacaacaacatccaattCCACTGGCAATGGCAACCATACACAAG AAGACGTTCCGTCCCGCGGCGACCACGTCCTCCCCACCGTGCTGGTCCTGTCCCTGGCGCTGCTCATCATCGCACTGCTGGCCTGGTACTGCCTCAG gttaaaaaaacagagaaaagcaacCGTCACAACAGTTGACAAGAAGGTACCAAATGGCATCTTGGAGGAACAAG ATAGGGATGCCAGTAGGATACACTGCTTGCAAACGCCCAGACGCGGCAGTAACAAAGCACGGAGCAAATATCGAG AGTTTGGATACAGTACTGAGTCATTATACACCCCTGTGCCACCAG AGCAACAGACGGTGGTGCTCCTGCCGCAATCCGCTTCAGCCTCCAAAACCTACTTCCCCCTCCCAGTgggtcacctggaggaggagcagaggctcCGCTCAGCTGACGACGGCAAGCTCTTCAGGGAGGAGTACAAC TCCTTGCCAGGAGGTAATGCCCAAGGGACGTATGAGGAGGCCAACAAGGACGAAAACAAGGAGAAGAACAGATATCCCAACATCCTTCCTT ATGATCATTCAAGAGTGGTGTTGACTCAGCTGGATGGGAATCCCTGTTCAGACTACGTGAATGCGTCTTACATTGAT GGTTACACGGAAAAGAACAAATTCATAGCAACACAAG GGCCAAAAGAAGAAACCGTGGCAGACTTCTGGAGGATGATGTGGGAGCAGAAAGTAGCGACTGTTGTCATGCTGACAaacttaaaagaaagaaaggaa GACAAGTGCTACCAGTACTGGCCGGATCAGGGCTGTTGGAGCTACGGCAGTGTGAGGGTGGCGGTGGAGGACTTCACTGTCCTCGTGGACTACACCATACGCAAGTTCTGCATACAACAC CAAGCCACCGACGCTGCCAAGACTCCCAGACTGGTCACCCAGCTCCACTTTACCAGCTGGCCCGACTTCGGAGTTCCTTTCTCCCCCATCGGCATGCTCAAGTTCCTCAAAAAGGTCAAGCTGGTCAACCCGCCCTTCGCCGGGCCCGTCGTGGTCCACTGCAG CGCCGGTGTCGGGAGGACTGGGACCTTCATCGTAATCGACGCCATGATCGACATGATGCACGCGGAGCAGAGAGTTGACGTGTTTGGGTTCGTCGCCAAGATTCGAGAGCAACGCTCGCAGCTCGTCCAGACAGAT ATGCAGTACTCCTTCATCTACCGGGCCCTGCTTGAATACTACCTCTACGGAGACACGGAGTTGGACGTGTCCTCACTGGAAGGACATCTGCAAAAATTGCACAACACCTTCACCACCGGTGACCGGGTCGGCCTGGAGGAAGAATTTAGG AAACTGACCAACATGCGAATAATGAAGGAGAACATGAGAACGGGGAACCTTCCTGCCAACATGAAGAAGAACCGAGTTCTGCAAATTATTCCAt ATGACTTTAACAGAGTAATTATCTCCATGAGAAGAGGTCAGGAGTTCACCGATTACGTCAATGCATCTTTTATTGAT GGCTACAGGCAGAAGGACTACTACATTGCCAGCCAGggccctctgacacacacagtgGAGGATTTCTGGAGAATGGTGTGGGAATGGAAATGTCACTCCATTGTGATGCTCACGGAGCTCCAGGAGAGGGAGCAG GACAAATGTTGTCAATACTGGCCAGCAGAGGACTCTGTCACCTACGGGAATTACACAGTTGAGTTGAAGGGAGACACCTTGTGTGACACATTCAGCCTACGAGACTTGGTACTCACCTTTGCCCCG GAGAAACAGACAAGGGTGATCAGGCACTTCCACTTCCACGGCTGGCCGGAGGTCGGCATCCCGGCCGAGGGGAAAGGCATGATTGACATCATCGCCTCGGTGCAGAGACACCAGCAGCAGTCTGGGAATCACCCCATCGTTGTACACTGCAg cGCTGGTGCAGGGCGAACAGGTACGTTCATCGCACTGAGCAATATCTTGGAGCGAGTGAAGGCCGAAGGGCTGCTGGACGTGTTCCAAACTGTGAAGAGTTTACGCATGCAGAGGCCCCACATGGTCCAAACTGTG GAACAATATGACTTCTGCTACAAGGTGGTACAAGACTTTGTGGACATTTTCTCAGACTATGCCAATTTTAAATGA
- the ptprea gene encoding receptor-type tyrosine-protein phosphatase epsilon isoform X6, translating to MVPFLFLVATTTTSNSTGNGNHTQDVPSRGDHVLPTVLVLSLALLIIALLAWYCLRLKKQRKATVTTVDKKVPNGILEEQEQQTVVLLPQSASASKTYFPLPVGHLEEEQRLRSADDGKLFREEYNSLPGGNAQGTYEEANKDENKEKNRYPNILPYDHSRVVLTQLDGNPCSDYVNASYIDGYTEKNKFIATQGPKEETVADFWRMMWEQKVATVVMLTNLKERKEDKCYQYWPDQGCWSYGSVRVAVEDFTVLVDYTIRKFCIQHQATDAAKTPRLVTQLHFTSWPDFGVPFSPIGMLKFLKKVKLVNPPFAGPVVVHCSAGVGRTGTFIVIDAMIDMMHAEQRVDVFGFVAKIREQRSQLVQTDMQYSFIYRALLEYYLYGDTELDVSSLEGHLQKLHNTFTTGDRVGLEEEFRKLTNMRIMKENMRTGNLPANMKKNRVLQIIPYDFNRVIISMRRGQEFTDYVNASFIDGYRQKDYYIASQGPLTHTVEDFWRMVWEWKCHSIVMLTELQEREQDKCCQYWPAEDSVTYGNYTVELKGDTLCDTFSLRDLVLTFAPEKQTRVIRHFHFHGWPEVGIPAEGKGMIDIIASVQRHQQQSGNHPIVVHCSAGAGRTGTFIALSNILERVKAEGLLDVFQTVKSLRMQRPHMVQTVEQYDFCYKVVQDFVDIFSDYANFK from the exons ATGGTCCCATTTCTGTTTTTggtggcaacaacaacaacatccaattCCACTGGCAATGGCAACCATACACAAG ACGTTCCGTCCCGCGGCGACCACGTCCTCCCCACCGTGCTGGTCCTGTCCCTGGCGCTGCTCATCATCGCACTGCTGGCCTGGTACTGCCTCAG gttaaaaaaacagagaaaagcaacCGTCACAACAGTTGACAAGAAGGTACCAAATGGCATCTTGGAGGAACAAG AGCAACAGACGGTGGTGCTCCTGCCGCAATCCGCTTCAGCCTCCAAAACCTACTTCCCCCTCCCAGTgggtcacctggaggaggagcagaggctcCGCTCAGCTGACGACGGCAAGCTCTTCAGGGAGGAGTACAAC TCCTTGCCAGGAGGTAATGCCCAAGGGACGTATGAGGAGGCCAACAAGGACGAAAACAAGGAGAAGAACAGATATCCCAACATCCTTCCTT ATGATCATTCAAGAGTGGTGTTGACTCAGCTGGATGGGAATCCCTGTTCAGACTACGTGAATGCGTCTTACATTGAT GGTTACACGGAAAAGAACAAATTCATAGCAACACAAG GGCCAAAAGAAGAAACCGTGGCAGACTTCTGGAGGATGATGTGGGAGCAGAAAGTAGCGACTGTTGTCATGCTGACAaacttaaaagaaagaaaggaa GACAAGTGCTACCAGTACTGGCCGGATCAGGGCTGTTGGAGCTACGGCAGTGTGAGGGTGGCGGTGGAGGACTTCACTGTCCTCGTGGACTACACCATACGCAAGTTCTGCATACAACAC CAAGCCACCGACGCTGCCAAGACTCCCAGACTGGTCACCCAGCTCCACTTTACCAGCTGGCCCGACTTCGGAGTTCCTTTCTCCCCCATCGGCATGCTCAAGTTCCTCAAAAAGGTCAAGCTGGTCAACCCGCCCTTCGCCGGGCCCGTCGTGGTCCACTGCAG CGCCGGTGTCGGGAGGACTGGGACCTTCATCGTAATCGACGCCATGATCGACATGATGCACGCGGAGCAGAGAGTTGACGTGTTTGGGTTCGTCGCCAAGATTCGAGAGCAACGCTCGCAGCTCGTCCAGACAGAT ATGCAGTACTCCTTCATCTACCGGGCCCTGCTTGAATACTACCTCTACGGAGACACGGAGTTGGACGTGTCCTCACTGGAAGGACATCTGCAAAAATTGCACAACACCTTCACCACCGGTGACCGGGTCGGCCTGGAGGAAGAATTTAGG AAACTGACCAACATGCGAATAATGAAGGAGAACATGAGAACGGGGAACCTTCCTGCCAACATGAAGAAGAACCGAGTTCTGCAAATTATTCCAt ATGACTTTAACAGAGTAATTATCTCCATGAGAAGAGGTCAGGAGTTCACCGATTACGTCAATGCATCTTTTATTGAT GGCTACAGGCAGAAGGACTACTACATTGCCAGCCAGggccctctgacacacacagtgGAGGATTTCTGGAGAATGGTGTGGGAATGGAAATGTCACTCCATTGTGATGCTCACGGAGCTCCAGGAGAGGGAGCAG GACAAATGTTGTCAATACTGGCCAGCAGAGGACTCTGTCACCTACGGGAATTACACAGTTGAGTTGAAGGGAGACACCTTGTGTGACACATTCAGCCTACGAGACTTGGTACTCACCTTTGCCCCG GAGAAACAGACAAGGGTGATCAGGCACTTCCACTTCCACGGCTGGCCGGAGGTCGGCATCCCGGCCGAGGGGAAAGGCATGATTGACATCATCGCCTCGGTGCAGAGACACCAGCAGCAGTCTGGGAATCACCCCATCGTTGTACACTGCAg cGCTGGTGCAGGGCGAACAGGTACGTTCATCGCACTGAGCAATATCTTGGAGCGAGTGAAGGCCGAAGGGCTGCTGGACGTGTTCCAAACTGTGAAGAGTTTACGCATGCAGAGGCCCCACATGGTCCAAACTGTG GAACAATATGACTTCTGCTACAAGGTGGTACAAGACTTTGTGGACATTTTCTCAGACTATGCCAATTTTAAATGA
- the ptprea gene encoding receptor-type tyrosine-protein phosphatase epsilon isoform X5, with protein MVPFLFLVATTTTSNSTGNGNHTQEDVPSRGDHVLPTVLVLSLALLIIALLAWYCLRLKKQRKATVTTVDKKVPNGILEEQEQQTVVLLPQSASASKTYFPLPVGHLEEEQRLRSADDGKLFREEYNSLPGGNAQGTYEEANKDENKEKNRYPNILPYDHSRVVLTQLDGNPCSDYVNASYIDGYTEKNKFIATQGPKEETVADFWRMMWEQKVATVVMLTNLKERKEDKCYQYWPDQGCWSYGSVRVAVEDFTVLVDYTIRKFCIQHQATDAAKTPRLVTQLHFTSWPDFGVPFSPIGMLKFLKKVKLVNPPFAGPVVVHCSAGVGRTGTFIVIDAMIDMMHAEQRVDVFGFVAKIREQRSQLVQTDMQYSFIYRALLEYYLYGDTELDVSSLEGHLQKLHNTFTTGDRVGLEEEFRKLTNMRIMKENMRTGNLPANMKKNRVLQIIPYDFNRVIISMRRGQEFTDYVNASFIDGYRQKDYYIASQGPLTHTVEDFWRMVWEWKCHSIVMLTELQEREQDKCCQYWPAEDSVTYGNYTVELKGDTLCDTFSLRDLVLTFAPEKQTRVIRHFHFHGWPEVGIPAEGKGMIDIIASVQRHQQQSGNHPIVVHCSAGAGRTGTFIALSNILERVKAEGLLDVFQTVKSLRMQRPHMVQTVEQYDFCYKVVQDFVDIFSDYANFK; from the exons ATGGTCCCATTTCTGTTTTTggtggcaacaacaacaacatccaattCCACTGGCAATGGCAACCATACACAAG AAGACGTTCCGTCCCGCGGCGACCACGTCCTCCCCACCGTGCTGGTCCTGTCCCTGGCGCTGCTCATCATCGCACTGCTGGCCTGGTACTGCCTCAG gttaaaaaaacagagaaaagcaacCGTCACAACAGTTGACAAGAAGGTACCAAATGGCATCTTGGAGGAACAAG AGCAACAGACGGTGGTGCTCCTGCCGCAATCCGCTTCAGCCTCCAAAACCTACTTCCCCCTCCCAGTgggtcacctggaggaggagcagaggctcCGCTCAGCTGACGACGGCAAGCTCTTCAGGGAGGAGTACAAC TCCTTGCCAGGAGGTAATGCCCAAGGGACGTATGAGGAGGCCAACAAGGACGAAAACAAGGAGAAGAACAGATATCCCAACATCCTTCCTT ATGATCATTCAAGAGTGGTGTTGACTCAGCTGGATGGGAATCCCTGTTCAGACTACGTGAATGCGTCTTACATTGAT GGTTACACGGAAAAGAACAAATTCATAGCAACACAAG GGCCAAAAGAAGAAACCGTGGCAGACTTCTGGAGGATGATGTGGGAGCAGAAAGTAGCGACTGTTGTCATGCTGACAaacttaaaagaaagaaaggaa GACAAGTGCTACCAGTACTGGCCGGATCAGGGCTGTTGGAGCTACGGCAGTGTGAGGGTGGCGGTGGAGGACTTCACTGTCCTCGTGGACTACACCATACGCAAGTTCTGCATACAACAC CAAGCCACCGACGCTGCCAAGACTCCCAGACTGGTCACCCAGCTCCACTTTACCAGCTGGCCCGACTTCGGAGTTCCTTTCTCCCCCATCGGCATGCTCAAGTTCCTCAAAAAGGTCAAGCTGGTCAACCCGCCCTTCGCCGGGCCCGTCGTGGTCCACTGCAG CGCCGGTGTCGGGAGGACTGGGACCTTCATCGTAATCGACGCCATGATCGACATGATGCACGCGGAGCAGAGAGTTGACGTGTTTGGGTTCGTCGCCAAGATTCGAGAGCAACGCTCGCAGCTCGTCCAGACAGAT ATGCAGTACTCCTTCATCTACCGGGCCCTGCTTGAATACTACCTCTACGGAGACACGGAGTTGGACGTGTCCTCACTGGAAGGACATCTGCAAAAATTGCACAACACCTTCACCACCGGTGACCGGGTCGGCCTGGAGGAAGAATTTAGG AAACTGACCAACATGCGAATAATGAAGGAGAACATGAGAACGGGGAACCTTCCTGCCAACATGAAGAAGAACCGAGTTCTGCAAATTATTCCAt ATGACTTTAACAGAGTAATTATCTCCATGAGAAGAGGTCAGGAGTTCACCGATTACGTCAATGCATCTTTTATTGAT GGCTACAGGCAGAAGGACTACTACATTGCCAGCCAGggccctctgacacacacagtgGAGGATTTCTGGAGAATGGTGTGGGAATGGAAATGTCACTCCATTGTGATGCTCACGGAGCTCCAGGAGAGGGAGCAG GACAAATGTTGTCAATACTGGCCAGCAGAGGACTCTGTCACCTACGGGAATTACACAGTTGAGTTGAAGGGAGACACCTTGTGTGACACATTCAGCCTACGAGACTTGGTACTCACCTTTGCCCCG GAGAAACAGACAAGGGTGATCAGGCACTTCCACTTCCACGGCTGGCCGGAGGTCGGCATCCCGGCCGAGGGGAAAGGCATGATTGACATCATCGCCTCGGTGCAGAGACACCAGCAGCAGTCTGGGAATCACCCCATCGTTGTACACTGCAg cGCTGGTGCAGGGCGAACAGGTACGTTCATCGCACTGAGCAATATCTTGGAGCGAGTGAAGGCCGAAGGGCTGCTGGACGTGTTCCAAACTGTGAAGAGTTTACGCATGCAGAGGCCCCACATGGTCCAAACTGTG GAACAATATGACTTCTGCTACAAGGTGGTACAAGACTTTGTGGACATTTTCTCAGACTATGCCAATTTTAAATGA
- the ptprea gene encoding receptor-type tyrosine-protein phosphatase epsilon isoform X9, translated as MRKNSFSSLGWLKKQRKATVTTVDKKVPNGILEEQEQQTVVLLPQSASASKTYFPLPVGHLEEEQRLRSADDGKLFREEYNSLPGGNAQGTYEEANKDENKEKNRYPNILPYDHSRVVLTQLDGNPCSDYVNASYIDGYTEKNKFIATQGPKEETVADFWRMMWEQKVATVVMLTNLKERKEDKCYQYWPDQGCWSYGSVRVAVEDFTVLVDYTIRKFCIQHQATDAAKTPRLVTQLHFTSWPDFGVPFSPIGMLKFLKKVKLVNPPFAGPVVVHCSAGVGRTGTFIVIDAMIDMMHAEQRVDVFGFVAKIREQRSQLVQTDMQYSFIYRALLEYYLYGDTELDVSSLEGHLQKLHNTFTTGDRVGLEEEFRKLTNMRIMKENMRTGNLPANMKKNRVLQIIPYDFNRVIISMRRGQEFTDYVNASFIDGYRQKDYYIASQGPLTHTVEDFWRMVWEWKCHSIVMLTELQEREQDKCCQYWPAEDSVTYGNYTVELKGDTLCDTFSLRDLVLTFAPEKQTRVIRHFHFHGWPEVGIPAEGKGMIDIIASVQRHQQQSGNHPIVVHCSAGAGRTGTFIALSNILERVKAEGLLDVFQTVKSLRMQRPHMVQTVEQYDFCYKVVQDFVDIFSDYANFK; from the exons ATGAGAAAGAATAGCTTTTCAAGTTTAGGATG gttaaaaaaacagagaaaagcaacCGTCACAACAGTTGACAAGAAGGTACCAAATGGCATCTTGGAGGAACAAG AGCAACAGACGGTGGTGCTCCTGCCGCAATCCGCTTCAGCCTCCAAAACCTACTTCCCCCTCCCAGTgggtcacctggaggaggagcagaggctcCGCTCAGCTGACGACGGCAAGCTCTTCAGGGAGGAGTACAAC TCCTTGCCAGGAGGTAATGCCCAAGGGACGTATGAGGAGGCCAACAAGGACGAAAACAAGGAGAAGAACAGATATCCCAACATCCTTCCTT ATGATCATTCAAGAGTGGTGTTGACTCAGCTGGATGGGAATCCCTGTTCAGACTACGTGAATGCGTCTTACATTGAT GGTTACACGGAAAAGAACAAATTCATAGCAACACAAG GGCCAAAAGAAGAAACCGTGGCAGACTTCTGGAGGATGATGTGGGAGCAGAAAGTAGCGACTGTTGTCATGCTGACAaacttaaaagaaagaaaggaa GACAAGTGCTACCAGTACTGGCCGGATCAGGGCTGTTGGAGCTACGGCAGTGTGAGGGTGGCGGTGGAGGACTTCACTGTCCTCGTGGACTACACCATACGCAAGTTCTGCATACAACAC CAAGCCACCGACGCTGCCAAGACTCCCAGACTGGTCACCCAGCTCCACTTTACCAGCTGGCCCGACTTCGGAGTTCCTTTCTCCCCCATCGGCATGCTCAAGTTCCTCAAAAAGGTCAAGCTGGTCAACCCGCCCTTCGCCGGGCCCGTCGTGGTCCACTGCAG CGCCGGTGTCGGGAGGACTGGGACCTTCATCGTAATCGACGCCATGATCGACATGATGCACGCGGAGCAGAGAGTTGACGTGTTTGGGTTCGTCGCCAAGATTCGAGAGCAACGCTCGCAGCTCGTCCAGACAGAT ATGCAGTACTCCTTCATCTACCGGGCCCTGCTTGAATACTACCTCTACGGAGACACGGAGTTGGACGTGTCCTCACTGGAAGGACATCTGCAAAAATTGCACAACACCTTCACCACCGGTGACCGGGTCGGCCTGGAGGAAGAATTTAGG AAACTGACCAACATGCGAATAATGAAGGAGAACATGAGAACGGGGAACCTTCCTGCCAACATGAAGAAGAACCGAGTTCTGCAAATTATTCCAt ATGACTTTAACAGAGTAATTATCTCCATGAGAAGAGGTCAGGAGTTCACCGATTACGTCAATGCATCTTTTATTGAT GGCTACAGGCAGAAGGACTACTACATTGCCAGCCAGggccctctgacacacacagtgGAGGATTTCTGGAGAATGGTGTGGGAATGGAAATGTCACTCCATTGTGATGCTCACGGAGCTCCAGGAGAGGGAGCAG GACAAATGTTGTCAATACTGGCCAGCAGAGGACTCTGTCACCTACGGGAATTACACAGTTGAGTTGAAGGGAGACACCTTGTGTGACACATTCAGCCTACGAGACTTGGTACTCACCTTTGCCCCG GAGAAACAGACAAGGGTGATCAGGCACTTCCACTTCCACGGCTGGCCGGAGGTCGGCATCCCGGCCGAGGGGAAAGGCATGATTGACATCATCGCCTCGGTGCAGAGACACCAGCAGCAGTCTGGGAATCACCCCATCGTTGTACACTGCAg cGCTGGTGCAGGGCGAACAGGTACGTTCATCGCACTGAGCAATATCTTGGAGCGAGTGAAGGCCGAAGGGCTGCTGGACGTGTTCCAAACTGTGAAGAGTTTACGCATGCAGAGGCCCCACATGGTCCAAACTGTG GAACAATATGACTTCTGCTACAAGGTGGTACAAGACTTTGTGGACATTTTCTCAGACTATGCCAATTTTAAATGA
- the ptprea gene encoding receptor-type tyrosine-protein phosphatase epsilon isoform X8, whose product MRKNSFSSLGWLKKQRKATVTTVDKKVPNGILEEQEFGYSTESLYTPVPPEQQTVVLLPQSASASKTYFPLPVGHLEEEQRLRSADDGKLFREEYNSLPGGNAQGTYEEANKDENKEKNRYPNILPYDHSRVVLTQLDGNPCSDYVNASYIDGYTEKNKFIATQGPKEETVADFWRMMWEQKVATVVMLTNLKERKEDKCYQYWPDQGCWSYGSVRVAVEDFTVLVDYTIRKFCIQHQATDAAKTPRLVTQLHFTSWPDFGVPFSPIGMLKFLKKVKLVNPPFAGPVVVHCSAGVGRTGTFIVIDAMIDMMHAEQRVDVFGFVAKIREQRSQLVQTDMQYSFIYRALLEYYLYGDTELDVSSLEGHLQKLHNTFTTGDRVGLEEEFRKLTNMRIMKENMRTGNLPANMKKNRVLQIIPYDFNRVIISMRRGQEFTDYVNASFIDGYRQKDYYIASQGPLTHTVEDFWRMVWEWKCHSIVMLTELQEREQDKCCQYWPAEDSVTYGNYTVELKGDTLCDTFSLRDLVLTFAPEKQTRVIRHFHFHGWPEVGIPAEGKGMIDIIASVQRHQQQSGNHPIVVHCSAGAGRTGTFIALSNILERVKAEGLLDVFQTVKSLRMQRPHMVQTVEQYDFCYKVVQDFVDIFSDYANFK is encoded by the exons ATGAGAAAGAATAGCTTTTCAAGTTTAGGATG gttaaaaaaacagagaaaagcaacCGTCACAACAGTTGACAAGAAGGTACCAAATGGCATCTTGGAGGAACAAG AGTTTGGATACAGTACTGAGTCATTATACACCCCTGTGCCACCAG AGCAACAGACGGTGGTGCTCCTGCCGCAATCCGCTTCAGCCTCCAAAACCTACTTCCCCCTCCCAGTgggtcacctggaggaggagcagaggctcCGCTCAGCTGACGACGGCAAGCTCTTCAGGGAGGAGTACAAC TCCTTGCCAGGAGGTAATGCCCAAGGGACGTATGAGGAGGCCAACAAGGACGAAAACAAGGAGAAGAACAGATATCCCAACATCCTTCCTT ATGATCATTCAAGAGTGGTGTTGACTCAGCTGGATGGGAATCCCTGTTCAGACTACGTGAATGCGTCTTACATTGAT GGTTACACGGAAAAGAACAAATTCATAGCAACACAAG GGCCAAAAGAAGAAACCGTGGCAGACTTCTGGAGGATGATGTGGGAGCAGAAAGTAGCGACTGTTGTCATGCTGACAaacttaaaagaaagaaaggaa GACAAGTGCTACCAGTACTGGCCGGATCAGGGCTGTTGGAGCTACGGCAGTGTGAGGGTGGCGGTGGAGGACTTCACTGTCCTCGTGGACTACACCATACGCAAGTTCTGCATACAACAC CAAGCCACCGACGCTGCCAAGACTCCCAGACTGGTCACCCAGCTCCACTTTACCAGCTGGCCCGACTTCGGAGTTCCTTTCTCCCCCATCGGCATGCTCAAGTTCCTCAAAAAGGTCAAGCTGGTCAACCCGCCCTTCGCCGGGCCCGTCGTGGTCCACTGCAG CGCCGGTGTCGGGAGGACTGGGACCTTCATCGTAATCGACGCCATGATCGACATGATGCACGCGGAGCAGAGAGTTGACGTGTTTGGGTTCGTCGCCAAGATTCGAGAGCAACGCTCGCAGCTCGTCCAGACAGAT ATGCAGTACTCCTTCATCTACCGGGCCCTGCTTGAATACTACCTCTACGGAGACACGGAGTTGGACGTGTCCTCACTGGAAGGACATCTGCAAAAATTGCACAACACCTTCACCACCGGTGACCGGGTCGGCCTGGAGGAAGAATTTAGG AAACTGACCAACATGCGAATAATGAAGGAGAACATGAGAACGGGGAACCTTCCTGCCAACATGAAGAAGAACCGAGTTCTGCAAATTATTCCAt ATGACTTTAACAGAGTAATTATCTCCATGAGAAGAGGTCAGGAGTTCACCGATTACGTCAATGCATCTTTTATTGAT GGCTACAGGCAGAAGGACTACTACATTGCCAGCCAGggccctctgacacacacagtgGAGGATTTCTGGAGAATGGTGTGGGAATGGAAATGTCACTCCATTGTGATGCTCACGGAGCTCCAGGAGAGGGAGCAG GACAAATGTTGTCAATACTGGCCAGCAGAGGACTCTGTCACCTACGGGAATTACACAGTTGAGTTGAAGGGAGACACCTTGTGTGACACATTCAGCCTACGAGACTTGGTACTCACCTTTGCCCCG GAGAAACAGACAAGGGTGATCAGGCACTTCCACTTCCACGGCTGGCCGGAGGTCGGCATCCCGGCCGAGGGGAAAGGCATGATTGACATCATCGCCTCGGTGCAGAGACACCAGCAGCAGTCTGGGAATCACCCCATCGTTGTACACTGCAg cGCTGGTGCAGGGCGAACAGGTACGTTCATCGCACTGAGCAATATCTTGGAGCGAGTGAAGGCCGAAGGGCTGCTGGACGTGTTCCAAACTGTGAAGAGTTTACGCATGCAGAGGCCCCACATGGTCCAAACTGTG GAACAATATGACTTCTGCTACAAGGTGGTACAAGACTTTGTGGACATTTTCTCAGACTATGCCAATTTTAAATGA